One window of Psychrobacillus sp. FSL H8-0483 genomic DNA carries:
- the mreC gene encoding rod shape-determining protein MreC yields MPQFFSNKRLILLLVGMIFLVALISFSLRDRNHASLPEQLIKDVVGFGQTVFSKPTQYVTGIFNNVESLLNTYDENKRLKARLEDYASLQAEVNDLQLENKELRNIVDKEENLRAFNPIQSTVIARNPDQWEEKIIIDKGEIHGVEKNMAVMTSKGLIGKVILTTPYTSTVELLSTQNPNYRVSAVIAAEEEVFGLIEGFDEKRKELIMKRIDSDFEVKKGQKVTTSGLGGIFPKGILIGEVTEVTTDDYGLTQLAYIKPAASFSILDHVIISKRSINSVDGSDGDNTEKDLTEGAGDGS; encoded by the coding sequence ATGCCACAGTTTTTTTCGAATAAGCGATTAATTTTGCTGCTTGTAGGGATGATCTTTCTTGTGGCACTCATCAGCTTTTCTTTGCGCGATCGAAATCATGCATCATTACCAGAACAATTAATTAAAGATGTGGTCGGTTTTGGACAAACAGTGTTTTCTAAGCCGACCCAGTATGTTACTGGTATTTTTAACAATGTGGAGTCTTTGCTTAATACATATGATGAAAACAAACGATTGAAAGCTAGATTAGAAGATTATGCATCCTTACAGGCTGAAGTGAACGATTTACAGCTTGAAAATAAAGAGTTAAGAAACATTGTAGATAAAGAAGAAAATCTCCGAGCGTTTAACCCAATTCAATCTACCGTGATTGCACGTAATCCCGATCAATGGGAAGAAAAAATCATTATTGATAAAGGCGAAATTCATGGAGTGGAAAAAAATATGGCTGTTATGACTTCTAAAGGATTAATAGGGAAAGTCATATTGACTACACCATATACTTCTACTGTGGAACTTTTATCTACTCAAAATCCAAATTATCGTGTTTCTGCAGTTATTGCGGCTGAAGAAGAAGTTTTTGGGTTAATTGAAGGGTTCGATGAGAAGCGTAAAGAACTTATCATGAAAAGAATCGATTCAGACTTTGAAGTGAAAAAAGGTCAAAAAGTGACTACTTCTGGTTTAGGTGGTATTTTCCCAAAAGGGATTTTAATTGGAGAAGTGACAGAAGTAACAACAGATGATTATGGTTTAACACAACTTGCCTACATTAAACCAGCAGCAAGCTTCTCTATATTAGATCATGTGATTATTTCTAAACGTTCTATTAATTCTGTTGATGGTTCTGATGGAGATAATACAGAGAAAGATCTAACAGAAGGTGCGGGGGACGGCTCATGA
- a CDS encoding rod shape-determining protein, which yields MFGFGSRDVGIDLGTANTLVFIKGKGIVLREPSVVAKNVQNGDIVAVGNDAKNMIGRTPGSIVAIRPMKDGVIADFDTTSAMIEYYLRNAMKASGMSWSKPNVMICVPFGITSVEQRAVIDAAKQAGARDAITIEEPFAAAIGANLPVWEPTGSMVVDIGGGTTEVAVISLGGVVTSESVRVGGDAMDQAITSYVRKTYNLTIGERTAESIKMEIGSARVTGIEDKMDIRGRDLVTGLPKTIDISSKEIASALRESISSIIDGVKKTLEQTPPELSADVMERGIMLTGGGALLKNLDKVISDQTNMPVFIAESPLDCVAIGTGKALDHMGLLKRQQNKH from the coding sequence GTGTTTGGATTTGGATCAAGAGATGTTGGAATCGATTTAGGGACAGCGAATACGCTTGTTTTTATAAAAGGGAAGGGCATTGTATTAAGAGAGCCTTCTGTAGTTGCAAAAAATGTGCAAAACGGTGATATAGTTGCTGTTGGTAACGATGCAAAAAATATGATTGGTCGAACGCCAGGTTCGATTGTAGCTATACGTCCAATGAAAGATGGTGTTATTGCGGATTTTGATACGACATCTGCAATGATAGAATATTATTTAAGAAATGCGATGAAGGCGTCTGGTATGTCTTGGAGCAAACCAAATGTGATGATTTGTGTACCATTCGGAATTACTTCCGTAGAACAACGTGCTGTAATTGATGCTGCAAAACAAGCGGGAGCTCGTGATGCCATAACAATTGAAGAGCCATTTGCTGCTGCAATCGGAGCAAATTTACCTGTTTGGGAACCTACTGGAAGTATGGTCGTTGATATAGGTGGAGGTACGACAGAGGTAGCAGTCATTTCCCTTGGGGGAGTTGTAACAAGTGAGTCCGTTCGAGTAGGCGGAGATGCAATGGACCAAGCTATTACTAGCTATGTTCGTAAAACGTATAACTTAACAATTGGTGAACGTACAGCTGAATCGATTAAAATGGAAATTGGCTCTGCGAGAGTAACAGGAATTGAAGATAAAATGGACATTCGTGGCCGAGATTTAGTGACTGGATTACCGAAGACTATTGATATCTCTTCCAAAGAAATTGCAAGTGCTTTACGTGAATCGATTTCATCTATCATTGATGGTGTGAAGAAGACATTGGAGCAAACTCCTCCAGAATTATCTGCGGATGTAATGGAACGTGGTATTATGCTTACTGGTGGTGGAGCATTATTGAAAAATTTAGACAAAGTTATTAGTGACCAAACAAATATGCCTGTATTTATTGCCGAGAGTCCATTAGATTGTGTTGCTATTGGAACAGGAAAAGCACTAGATCATATGGGGCTATTAAAGCGTCAACAAAACAAACATTAA
- the radC gene encoding DNA repair protein RadC has translation MTVNLPPALMIRDVHMADRPRERLIRQGAQSLSNQELIAILLRTGTKQESVLHLANRVLNFIEQIQELKNTTMEEIMSVRGIGEAKAVQLLAAVELGRRLSQQVTDEKFTIRSPKDAAIYLMPDMTSLKQEHFVVLFLNVKNQILHKQTVFIGSLNASIVHPREIFREAVKRSAASIICAHNHPSGNPTPSSEDIDVTKRLLEAGQLMGIELIDHVIIGDHQFISLKEKGYM, from the coding sequence ATGACCGTAAACTTACCACCTGCCTTAATGATCCGAGATGTACATATGGCTGATCGACCTCGAGAGAGACTTATTAGACAAGGTGCGCAAAGTTTATCCAACCAAGAGCTAATAGCGATCTTGCTTCGTACAGGTACGAAGCAAGAGTCTGTTCTACATCTTGCGAACCGTGTGCTTAACTTTATTGAACAAATACAAGAATTAAAAAATACTACCATGGAAGAAATTATGTCTGTGAGAGGTATTGGTGAAGCAAAGGCCGTGCAGCTCCTTGCAGCAGTTGAGCTAGGTAGAAGATTGTCTCAACAAGTAACAGACGAAAAATTTACGATCCGCTCCCCGAAAGATGCCGCTATATACCTAATGCCTGATATGACCTCGTTAAAACAAGAGCATTTTGTAGTACTCTTCCTAAATGTCAAAAACCAAATTCTCCATAAACAAACTGTATTTATCGGCTCCCTTAATGCTTCAATCGTACATCCAAGAGAAATATTTCGGGAAGCTGTGAAACGCTCCGCTGCCTCTATTATATGTGCGCATAACCATCCCTCCGGCAATCCCACGCCCTCTTCAGAAGATATTGATGTAACGAAACGATTGCTTGAGGCTGGACAGCTGATGGGAATCGAATTGATTGATCATGTCATCATAGGGGACCATCAATTTATTAGTTTAAAAGAAAAAGGGTATATGTGA